A window from Hoeflea sp. IMCC20628 encodes these proteins:
- a CDS encoding exonuclease domain-containing protein — MNLNFAVVDVETANENFSSICSIGVAKFRAGKLVDEHYTLVNPETYFSNTYIHGIDISHVEDAPKLAEGLTMLSAWLSDDYARTVCHMPFDKTATTRAADKVSMNWDHINWHDSARAVKLAWPEYRQSGYGLKKIAKVLGIEFEHHNALADAKAAGEVLLAAAKIIDESKASLWEQISQDKATRARLNYLKNVTDKPIANPEGEFFGQGVCFTGTLPNMTRKEASAFAAAFGFDIQGSVNSKCNILVIGAIDESKLSEGATKTGKWAKAEARIEKGEELRIMSPKDFEALFA; from the coding sequence ATGAATTTAAATTTCGCAGTTGTTGATGTTGAGACTGCCAACGAGAATTTTTCTTCTATATGTTCTATTGGGGTGGCCAAGTTTAGAGCAGGAAAATTGGTTGATGAGCATTATACGCTCGTGAATCCAGAGACTTATTTCTCAAACACTTACATTCATGGCATTGACATCTCGCATGTCGAAGACGCGCCAAAATTGGCCGAAGGTTTGACTATGCTTAGCGCTTGGCTATCAGACGATTACGCACGAACAGTCTGCCACATGCCATTTGATAAGACGGCCACTACGAGAGCGGCAGATAAAGTCAGTATGAATTGGGATCATATAAATTGGCATGACAGCGCGAGAGCGGTAAAGCTTGCTTGGCCAGAGTATAGACAAAGTGGGTATGGTCTCAAAAAAATTGCCAAAGTTCTGGGTATAGAATTTGAGCATCATAATGCGCTTGCCGATGCAAAGGCCGCTGGTGAAGTGTTGCTAGCGGCCGCGAAGATAATAGATGAAAGCAAGGCCAGCCTTTGGGAGCAAATATCGCAGGACAAAGCCACGCGCGCGCGCCTGAATTACCTAAAAAATGTGACTGATAAACCGATTGCAAATCCAGAGGGTGAGTTCTTCGGACAGGGCGTTTGCTTTACTGGCACTCTACCAAATATGACGCGAAAAGAAGCCTCTGCCTTCGCCGCTGCGTTCGGTTTTGATATTCAAGGGTCGGTCAACTCGAAATGTAATATTTTGGTAATTGGTGCAATAGATGAGAGCAAACTTTCTGAAGGAGCAACCAAAACAGGCAAATGGGCAAAGGCAGAAGCGCGAATAGAAAAAGGCGAAGAATTGCGGATAATGAGCCCTAAAGACTTTGAAGCGTTATTTGCCTAG